The genomic region TTACAAGTTTCGTTAAGGTATATTCACAACCATCTGCAATGTTTTGGAATTATGTTaatgctattatatatatatataatatatatatatatatatatatatatatatatatatatatatatatatatatatatatatatatatatatatatatatattttttttttttttttcggcaaACCAAAACATATATTAATTTTCAACCAACATACAAGGGCTGGATCTGCCCAGGCCCAAAAACAAACAAATCAAAACAAACAGTAGCTATACATACAAAGCAAAATACAGAACATCACAACTCAAAACGATCATCAATCCACTTCAGCTTCCAAATACTAGCAACCTTGAGAGTTTGATCAGAACCTTTGACTTTAAGAGTCAACAATTTCAAGAGAATATATTCCTCAATCACACCACATAACACCTCAACAGACCTCTTTCTCTGCACAAACAACCTACAATTCCTTTCATTCCATATAAAATACACACAGGCTGCAAGAACTAACCGATTAACCGTACACCAAATCTTGTTTTTATATGGATATTTAGCCAGTGTATCAACAATACAACCAAGATTATTTGGCAAACCTCTGAATATCAGTTTCAGTTTCAAAGCTTCCCAAACTTTCTTACTATACTCGCATCCAAAATATAGATGATTAATAGAATCCCTAACTTTCTCACATAATGAACATTTGAAAACAGAATTAGGCATCCAGATTTGCATTCTATCTTGAGTGGATAGTCTGTTTAGGATAGCAAGCCACAAGATAAAATCATGCTTTGGATAAAAAAACTTATACCAAACCACCTGATGCCACTTAACTTTAGGTTTATTAATTCTGAAATCCTCCCACACTTGATGGGTAGAAAATGCCACCTTACTACCATCATTAGTCAACCACTTGTACTCTTCTTTACCATTATCAGAATCCATCCAAACATGAGGTTTAATCTTTTCCCTCAATTCAAGGAAAAATTTCCAACCACAACTATTATATTTGGTATAAAAAAAATTATCAATTTACAATTTACAATTGAATACAGGATTTGTATGGGTTAGGCGCAAGGAGAATTGGGGTGACATCACTCCCACCGTTGGGGTGTTTGCCTGCGGTCAGGACTATATTTGGATACCATGAAAAAGGATGTGTATCTAATATTAACACAGATGCTCAAGCTTTCAACAAGAAGGTTAATGCAGCTGCAAACCATCTTGGAAAGCAGCTTCCTGGTCTCAAGATTGTTATTTTCGACATATTTCAACCACTTTACGACCTTGTAAAAGATCCTGCTTCACAAGGTAATACAGTTTTGACAAGAAATTTACTAAAGATTCAAATTTTTTGACAAAAAAGTAATGGGTTTATATTAACCTTTCTAACCAATATGTAGATATATTCTTTGAtcataatttactaattatattgaACTTTTCAACCCAAAGAttgaaactttttaaaattttaactaatGCGGTTGAATCTTTTTggtattgtttttttttttggttaacaTTCTAGATTGGTGTTTGGTGTTTTTATAAATTGTGATGTAACTTGACTGAACTTTTCAAGCCAAAGGTTAAACTTTTTGACAAATGGGTTTGAATCTCTTGCCAAAAGTACATTTATTTACATTGATAGTTGGTTTTTATGTGTATTTCTTTAAGGTTTTGTGGAGGCTACAAGAGGGTGTTGTGGAACAGGAAAGGTTGAAACAACAGTTCTGTTATGCAATCCAAAATCAGTAGGTACATGTAGCAATGCGACTCAATTCGTGTTTTGGGACAGTGTTCATCCATCTGAAGCTGCTAATCGAGTTCTTGCTGATGCGTTGATCCTCAAAGGAATCTCCCTCATCGGTTAATCACCACCGTTCATCACACTTCTTCTTTTAACTTTGTATACGTCATGTACAATGTTCTATATTCATAAAAGGCCTACTTGAGTTTCTACCACTTTGTATTACGTACCATTTACCActattgtttttgttttttttctgtTTATGTAAAATTCATGTCACATATAAAAGATCTTCAAGATTTCTATAGTAATTAATCATGTAAACTTTCATGTCTTTACACTAGTTTCTTGTATACATTTGCTTGCTGTAAAAAAATGGGACAAGAATTAAAACAAAGGAAGTGAAGGTGTACTTCTATGAGACTTAAAGTTACGTGTAACATGCGAGTCTTTCAAGGCGTCTGCATATTTTACCAGTTCGGATTTTTGACCACCATAAGACGATGGACTTGACCGCCGACTGCCACCACTGCCGCCACCTTGTACACCATAATCAATCCGCTTATAAAAACTTGAATCACTATGCCTATGAGTTAGTCCTTGTTGAGATGAAAAACAAGAAAGAATGTCATCACCTAATGATGAACTTCTGCTATGATTACGACGCCGATGATGATTAGGACTCTGATCTTTCCCTCTAATTACTCTCATAAGTTTTCCAAAAAActtattgttgttgtttttttgAGGTTGTGTGTCTTCATTAAAAGATTCTTCATACTCCCCAAAATCAGCTATTGTAGAAGCTTGAGAATTTGACCAACGACCTGAGTCGATTTCATGTATATTTATTATCTTTTCACCACCACCTTCTTTGTTGGCGTATTCGAGAATCATATGTTTGGCCTTTTCTTCTGATTTTGGGCTTAATGTTTTACTGAGGTCTCTAGCTGTTGTTTTACCTGGTCCTGGTTGATAGTTTTTAAGCTCGTATCTTAAACACGCGTTGATCCATCTAAGATACACTACTTCTTCAACATCTGCACATCTGTCTGCTTGAATTCTCTCGATTTCCTTCGATAAATCTTCATTTTGTTTCATTAAATTCTTATTTTCTTCTCTGAGTTTTTCAGTCTGCAAAAATGACAAAAGATGCCTCATTtgataaaagataatgataaagtGTTGAATGATTCAAAATCTGAATGATTCGATGATCCAAAATCTGAATAATTCAATTGTTCTGATTGAACTTGGTTTTGAACGACAATAACCTGTTTGACAACCATTCTGAATGAACTTTATGATTTATGTAATATTAACGTGTTAACcttttaaatgaataaataaaaaatatatagttggttgataagtgttttgaatatAATACATACTAGATGATATTGAGGCATTGAATGGTAAAGAGAATATTGCAATTATAAATGGTTCAACATTGAATGTTGAACGGTTAAGCATAACTTATAATTTGTTATTCAGATGTCAGAAACAAATTCATTGCATGCTAAACGGTTCACCATCCGTTTTATTACATGTAAATGATTTATAAACTAAAAAAGAAATATTGTTACCTCTGCATCTTCTAAGACTGATGTAGCAAGGATTTGAGCAGAGTCTAATCTACGAGCCAAATCCGCGTTTTCAAGCAACAAATCAGTGTTCGATTTTTTCAGTTCTTCAACTTCTGATTCCAAACCTTTGAGTTTCTGTTGGCTGACTTCACGTTTGTGTTCGTCTTCCATCATTTTTTGAACTCGTTGCTGAAAATCCAATATTTGTTTTCTGTTTTGTTCAGCTTCTAATTTAATCTTCTTCTTAAGAACTTTAATTTTAGCACGTGCAGCTTCAAGATCCGTTACATTCTTCTTATAATCAGTCATTTGTGCTTCTAACCTTTTCTTATCAGCTTTTAAAGACTCAATCCTTAGAGTGAATATTTTAGCTTCCATATTATTCAGTTTAAGACGGTTTTGAAGCTCCATAACAACAGTTTCTTGCTCTTTTAGACCATAGTATTCGAGTAACTCAAACTCCAAATTACTCTCTCGTTCTTTTAGTATTCTGATCGTGTTTCGTAGGCTCCTAATCTCTTGTTGGTGATTATCCTTTTCGACATGTGAATGTTGCACATCCTCCTACATTAATTCCGCATAACTTGATAGTTATTAACATCGATATTAAATGTAGATTCTTGATTTGTAACTGATTAAATCTTTGTGATTAATTGATTAGGGGCTTTTTACTTTTATGTTGTATTAATTGCTAGCCTGTGTTTGCCTCTATGTCTCCCTATAAACTATAAACAGACCGAAACAACAATTTTACTGTAAGAGCTGTACAAAAACAGATCATTAAGTGGAAAGTAAACGACCCTAACTGGTATTAGTTTCTAAGTTCATAAACCGTGACTCAACATAGATAAATCAAACATCATCGGTCATACTAGAAAAAGACATCCTCCTTCACCCAAATTATATCAACCTTTTGAACATAAGCATTTTGCCACTATTGTGTCTAACTTAATTTACCAATTTTCGACATCCAGAAATGTAACTAgtttgttttcaagaatcaaattcCCATGGGATCGACAAAGACAAAGGTAAAAGGTTAACATAATCTTACATGTTTATCTGTCGTCAAAGGATCGAAACAAAGAGAACTATGTGATGTTTGTGATGCTTGATGAATATTGCTTCTTGAATTCGCCTGCTTGTTGCAATCTAAAAACACATTCATCATTAAAAAACATGAAAATAATTAAATAGATCACAAACTAACAAATAAAAGCACAAACCTGCAACTTTAGATCTTCTATTTATGCTCATAGCATAAAAAACTCCTCCGATTGACAACGCTACAGCCACACCAAATTTCAATACCACCGGCGAAATATCTATGTTTTCGTTCCCCATATCTTATTTCTTAAAAAAACCTATTGATTAAAATGTAGCTATATTTCATCATTATGGCCAATTGTGATTATTGTCATGTTCTTGATCATCATTATCAACAGCCATAAATTCATCCTAACAACAAATTATAAGCATGAGCCATTTGAAAAAATtggatcatcattatcattaaccaCAAATTCATCCTAAAAACAAATTATAAGCATGACCCATTTGAAAAAATAAACAATTTAACAACACCCTTGATTTGTATCTTTCCGGTGAAGGGTTAAATGTTTTCTTGTTCTTGAATTGTTGTAAGGTGGTGGACCAATAAAGGCCAGTTTATGAAATGGGGGTTTTGAATGTATAAATGAAACTGCAAATTAATTAATGAAATGAGATCCATTCAAACATGTGGATTCTATTTCTGTTTCAtgttttagatgcatattattatCTTGTTATTTTCCttcttaaaaaattaaaaaaatgagTGTGTACTTAGCTAACCAAATACCAAAATCACGTTACAAATTATATACGAGAAggcaaaaaatttaatatatacttGACTTGAGATGAAAACAAGAACTACCACATGACTTAAACTTAACTTCGACCTGCAATTATTGGTCGATCCTGATGTTTTTTCGAGGTgaaaacgttaaaaattgtaataaacaacataataataattaaaaataacaaaCTATAACACAAATAAATTAAAAACGATGGATAATAGAAGTTGATTAATAAAGTAACACTGTACAAAAATGGAGCACAAATCAGTGGCGGATCTATGAATAATAGTTAtcggtgtcactagttaaaatccCAAATTGGTCCCTCAAAAAAATTTACATCCCATCCACTAGTGTCACTAATTAACACCCAAAAAAAATTCACTAGATCGCGTATTTCAATGATAGCACGTGCTACCGATCTGGACAATATAGGTCTGCCCTTGCAGAAAACGACCATTAATCAACCTCCGAGGTTGGGACAAACACGGTGTTGATAACCTGTTTCAAATTTCTACATGCTATAATCTCCAATTCTCCAAAATCTAACCCACGCAACGAATTCTCGGATGATGTTGGCACAACGCACTTTTTATACCCCAGTTTCGCCACTGTACTCACCCTCTTCTCCATTTTCCGTACCTACAGTTACCAACACAATGCACATATGTATGTATTCATATATTTACCTAAAAAGTAAGAATTAAAAAAGAAAAAGCAAAATTCTTACACTACGAAGCTCGCCACCAAGACCAATTTCTCCAATGAATGCTACATTATTAGGGATAGGGAACTCGAGGAAACTGGATATATAAAAGTAACACAATTGGATTTTGAACATATGATTTTGTaatatacatatatgatatatgtatatgtatatgtatatgtatatgtatatgtatatgtatatgtataaaaaataaaaagaatataATGACATGCCTGCTACATATTGCTGCAGCAACTGCTAAATCTCCAGCAGTTTCGGTTAGTGTAGCCCCACTAACAACGTTCAAAAAGATCGCCTGTGATATATTAATAAATTACTAATGTTTAAAAATGATGCTAAAACAAAAGaaaaagataaataataataaaacaattgatcCATAACTCTTGACACGTACTTAGAGGAGAAATATTTTAAAGTACATGACCAAAAAAAGGCGGCTTACATTCGATTCGAGCTTGAGACCAGCTTGTTTTATGAGAACCTGCATAATAATAAAGATTTGTAAGGTAACAAGACTATATCATTTAAAATTGttgtaattttatttaatttgtgtttAGCTACATTTTAAAAAAGAATGGGTTACTCACAGAAATAATCATATCAGCTCTTCCTACTCGAACCCCGTTCACTTGCCGGGAAAGCGAGGACCCTGCTGCACATAAAGCCTGCAGGCAAAGCAACATCTCATTTGTGTTGATcaacttttttaatttaatatttaataatctgATTGAATTAAATTAAAAAGCACCTGAATTTCAATGAGAAACGGTCGAGATCCATCCATAACTACAGTAATTGCCAGACCAGCCAAGTA from Rutidosis leptorrhynchoides isolate AG116_Rl617_1_P2 chromosome 9, CSIRO_AGI_Rlap_v1, whole genome shotgun sequence harbors:
- the LOC139867727 gene encoding protein CHUP1, chloroplastic-like, which produces MGNENIDISPVVLKFGVAVALSIGGVFYAMSINRRSKVADCNKQANSRSNIHQASQTSHSSLCFDPLTTDKHEDVQHSHVEKDNHQQEIRSLRNTIRILKERESNLEFELLEYYGLKEQETVVMELQNRLKLNNMEAKIFTLRIESLKADKKRLEAQMTDYKKNVTDLEAARAKIKVLKKKIKLEAEQNRKQILDFQQRVQKMMEDEHKREVSQQKLKGLESEVEELKKSNTDLLLENADLARRLDSAQILATSVLEDAETEKLREENKNLMKQNEDLSKEIERIQADRCADVEEVVYLRWINACLRYELKNYQPGPGKTTARDLSKTLSPKSEEKAKHMILEYANKEGGGEKIINIHEIDSGRWSNSQASTIADFGEYEESFNEDTQPQKNNNNKFFGKLMRVIRGKDQSPNHHRRRNHSRSSSLGDDILSCFSSQQGLTHRHSDSSFYKRIDYGVQGGGSGGSRRSSPSSYGGQKSELVKYADALKDSHVTRNFKSHRSTPSLPLF